In the genome of Segatella copri, one region contains:
- a CDS encoding HU family DNA-binding protein, giving the protein MGQGNIKYRKVKRTPQTGENAGKELWYATVVTDREMNFEEFVDHISSHNSPYSRGTVHGVMMDMLDCLKELILDGKSVRLGDLGLFSIGMSSRGEVSRDKVTSASVEGIHLLVKNTKNWSNSELKKLCKITAYDARGGEETDGGTTGGGTNGGGSGNTQGGGSDNTQGGGGTSGGNTSQGGGTDKGTTGGGDKGDKGDGDSADVTI; this is encoded by the coding sequence ATGGGACAAGGAAACATTAAGTATCGTAAAGTAAAGCGTACCCCTCAGACGGGTGAGAACGCTGGTAAGGAACTCTGGTATGCCACCGTGGTGACCGACAGAGAGATGAACTTCGAGGAGTTCGTGGATCACATTTCATCCCACAACTCGCCTTACAGCCGCGGCACCGTGCACGGCGTGATGATGGATATGCTCGACTGCCTGAAAGAGCTTATCCTCGACGGCAAGAGCGTGCGTCTGGGCGACCTGGGCCTCTTCTCCATCGGCATGAGTTCGCGTGGTGAGGTGAGCAGAGACAAGGTTACTTCGGCTAGCGTGGAGGGCATCCATCTGCTAGTGAAAAATACCAAGAACTGGAGTAACAGTGAGCTGAAGAAACTCTGCAAGATTACTGCCTACGACGCCCGTGGCGGCGAAGAGACCGATGGAGGAACCACTGGTGGTGGAACCAACGGCGGTGGCAGCGGCAACACCCAGGGAGGCGGCAGCGACAACACTCAGGGTGGCGGCGGAACCTCGGGCGGCAACACCAGCCAGGGTGGCGGAACCGACAAGGGTACTACTGGCGGAGGCGACAAGGGCGACAAAGGCGACGGCGATTCTGCTGACGTAACTATCTAG
- a CDS encoding carbon-nitrogen hydrolase: MKLGLLQLHITADIADNKTRLAEGIIDLAKRGAELIVLQELHNSLYFCQVEDVENFNLAEPIPGPSTEFYGKLAKDLGVVIVTSLFERRAPGLYHNTAVVIEKDGTIAGKYRKMHIPDDPAYYEKFYFTPGDLGFNPIQTSVGKLGVLVCWDQWYPEAARLMALQGADILIYPTAIGYATYDTEEEQQRQREAWTTVMRGHAVANGLPVVAVNRVGFEPDPSGQTEGIQFWGSSFVAGPQGELHYRASDKEEESLVVDIDLKHSEDVRRWWPFLRDRRIENYGDITRRFID; encoded by the coding sequence ATGAAATTAGGATTATTACAACTACACATCACGGCGGATATCGCCGATAACAAGACGCGCCTCGCCGAGGGCATCATCGACCTGGCTAAGCGTGGCGCTGAACTCATCGTTTTGCAGGAACTCCACAACTCGCTCTACTTCTGCCAGGTAGAGGATGTGGAGAACTTCAACCTTGCCGAACCCATCCCGGGGCCATCTACCGAATTCTACGGCAAACTGGCGAAGGATCTGGGCGTGGTAATCGTTACATCGCTCTTCGAGCGCCGTGCGCCGGGCCTCTATCACAACACGGCGGTGGTGATTGAGAAGGATGGAACCATCGCCGGAAAATATCGCAAGATGCATATTCCGGATGATCCTGCCTACTACGAAAAATTCTACTTCACCCCTGGCGACCTGGGCTTCAACCCGATACAGACTTCAGTGGGCAAGCTGGGCGTGCTGGTTTGCTGGGACCAGTGGTATCCCGAGGCTGCCCGCCTGATGGCACTGCAGGGTGCGGATATCCTCATCTATCCTACTGCCATCGGCTATGCCACCTACGACACCGAGGAGGAGCAGCAGCGCCAGCGTGAGGCGTGGACCACGGTGATGCGTGGTCATGCCGTGGCTAACGGTTTGCCTGTGGTGGCGGTGAACAGGGTTGGCTTCGAGCCGGACCCTAGCGGTCAGACCGAGGGCATCCAGTTCTGGGGCAGCAGTTTCGTGGCAGGTCCTCAGGGCGAGCTCCACTATCGTGCGAGCGACAAGGAGGAAGAGAGCCTGGTGGTGGATATCGACCTGAAGCACAGCGAGGATGTGCGCCGCTGGTGGCCATTCCTGCGCGACCGCCGCATAGAAAACTACGGCGATATCACCAGGAGATTCATTGATTAA
- a CDS encoding agmatine deiminase family protein — translation MYQSALPCDFALPAEWEPQSAIMLTWPHGGTDWKPYLRQITNTYLELADIITRYEQLLVVTPIVESTRRMLAERLSEGQMNRVHLYEMDTNDTWARDHGPISMVSRGRRNSHVIPIHLLDFKFNGWGEKFAWQKDNAINLQLYYQGAFDAAMENHQGFVLEGGSIESDGKGTIFTTSQCLLAPHRNQPFTRENIESLLKTFFFAKQVVWLDHGNLVGDDTDGHIDTIVRVAPHDTLLYVGCDDPEDEQYEDFQALEKQLKKLFNYEGYPYRLLKLPMPDAIYDEGDRLTTEKGSKGDRLPATYANFLILNGAVIYPTYNQPEKDEEAKRQIQLAFPDREVIGVDSLTIIRQHGSIHCLTMQLPAGAIK, via the coding sequence ATGTATCAATCAGCATTACCTTGCGATTTCGCACTTCCGGCAGAATGGGAGCCTCAGAGCGCCATTATGCTGACCTGGCCACATGGTGGTACAGACTGGAAACCCTATCTCAGGCAGATAACCAACACTTATCTGGAACTTGCCGACATCATCACCCGCTACGAGCAGCTGCTTGTGGTTACTCCCATCGTGGAGAGTACACGCAGAATGCTCGCCGAACGGCTCTCGGAGGGCCAGATGAACCGCGTACACCTCTACGAGATGGACACCAATGATACATGGGCGCGCGACCACGGTCCTATCAGCATGGTATCGAGAGGCAGGCGCAACTCGCATGTCATCCCTATCCATCTGCTCGACTTCAAGTTTAACGGATGGGGCGAGAAATTCGCCTGGCAGAAGGACAACGCCATCAACCTGCAGCTCTACTACCAGGGTGCCTTTGATGCGGCGATGGAGAACCACCAGGGATTCGTACTTGAGGGCGGAAGCATCGAGAGCGACGGAAAGGGCACCATCTTCACCACCTCGCAATGCCTGCTGGCACCCCACAGAAACCAGCCTTTCACCAGGGAGAATATCGAAAGTCTGCTCAAGACGTTCTTCTTCGCCAAGCAGGTGGTATGGCTCGACCATGGCAACCTGGTGGGCGATGATACCGACGGGCATATCGACACCATCGTGAGGGTGGCTCCGCACGACACCTTATTATATGTGGGCTGCGACGACCCTGAGGATGAGCAGTATGAGGATTTCCAGGCGCTGGAGAAGCAGCTGAAGAAGCTGTTCAACTACGAGGGATATCCTTACCGCCTGCTGAAGCTGCCGATGCCGGATGCCATCTACGACGAGGGCGACCGGCTGACTACGGAGAAGGGCAGCAAGGGCGACCGACTGCCTGCCACCTACGCCAACTTCCTGATTCTGAACGGTGCGGTGATTTACCCTACGTATAACCAGCCGGAGAAGGACGAGGAGGCGAAGCGCCAGATTCAGCTTGCCTTCCCGGACAGAGAGGTGATAGGCGTGGATTCGCTCACCATCATCCGCCAGCACGGCAGCATCCACTGTCTCACCATGCAGCTGCCTGCGGGGGCTATCAAATAA
- a CDS encoding Nif3-like dinuclear metal center hexameric protein: MKIKQVVDALEHYAPLPLQEGYDNAGLQVGLTEAVEMSGALLCLDVTEAVVDEALRKGCNLIVSHHPLIFRKLQRISDENYVQRTVVKAIKNDITIVSMHTNMDAAQGGVNFKIAEKLGLKNLQFFGGEKEVDGVKGGNGVMGEISDQDIQEAARAGKLSEEVKNHFAEGIAADDLVLLLRQRFGVECVQCNQLLRRPIRKVALCGGSGSFLLGDAIAAGADAFITGEMSYHEYFGHDQEIQICVIGHYQSEQFTSEIFRSIILENFPDAKCCISEINTNPIIYL; this comes from the coding sequence GTGAAAATAAAACAAGTAGTTGATGCCCTTGAACATTACGCGCCTCTGCCCTTGCAGGAAGGATATGATAATGCCGGCCTGCAAGTTGGATTGACAGAGGCGGTAGAAATGTCAGGGGCATTGTTGTGTCTTGACGTCACCGAGGCGGTGGTGGATGAGGCCCTCCGGAAGGGCTGCAATCTCATCGTGAGCCACCATCCGCTGATATTCCGCAAGCTGCAGAGAATCTCGGACGAGAACTACGTGCAGCGCACGGTGGTGAAGGCCATCAAGAATGATATAACGATAGTTTCCATGCACACCAACATGGATGCTGCCCAGGGCGGCGTGAACTTCAAGATAGCCGAGAAGCTGGGATTGAAGAACCTCCAGTTCTTCGGCGGCGAGAAGGAAGTGGATGGTGTGAAGGGTGGAAACGGTGTGATGGGAGAAATCTCAGACCAGGATATCCAGGAGGCTGCCCGGGCTGGCAAGCTTTCGGAAGAGGTGAAGAATCATTTTGCCGAGGGCATTGCTGCCGACGACCTGGTGCTGCTCTTGCGCCAGCGTTTCGGCGTGGAGTGCGTGCAGTGCAACCAGCTCTTGCGCCGTCCTATCCGCAAGGTGGCACTCTGTGGCGGTTCGGGTTCGTTCCTTCTGGGCGATGCGATAGCCGCCGGGGCGGATGCCTTCATCACGGGCGAGATGAGCTATCATGAGTATTTCGGGCACGATCAGGAGATTCAGATCTGCGTCATCGGTCACTATCAGAGTGAGCAGTTTACCAGCGAAATCTTCCGCAGCATCATCCTCGAGAATTTTCCCGATGCCAAATGCTGCATCTCGGAAATCAACACCAATCCTATCATCTATTTATAG
- a CDS encoding smalltalk protein yields the protein MKKETWKTVIQILISILTAVATSLGVTSCMS from the coding sequence ATGAAGAAAGAAACATGGAAGACTGTTATTCAGATTTTAATCTCTATCCTGACTGCCGTAGCCACTTCGCTCGGAGTCACGAGTTGCATGAGTTAA
- a CDS encoding transposase, producing the protein MAQSLSKIYIHLIFHIKTTSPKIRENDLERLHNYIGKLVKTTGCAEIKAGGVGDHVHVLFILSKDVTISQIVEEIKRNSSRWIKNLDPAYYHFFAWQGGYAAYSISQSVVDKTLQYIANQKEHHTKHSFAEEYRAFLQLYNVEYDENFVFRD; encoded by the coding sequence ATGGCACAATCATTATCAAAAATTTATATCCATTTGATTTTCCACATCAAAACCACGAGCCCCAAAATCCGTGAAAATGATTTGGAGCGACTTCATAATTATATCGGTAAACTTGTTAAGACTACGGGATGTGCCGAGATAAAGGCAGGTGGTGTAGGAGATCATGTTCATGTCTTGTTCATTTTATCCAAAGACGTCACGATTTCCCAGATAGTGGAGGAGATTAAGCGAAATAGCAGCAGATGGATTAAGAATCTCGACCCTGCGTATTATCATTTTTTCGCATGGCAGGGTGGTTATGCTGCCTATTCCATCAGCCAATCAGTTGTGGATAAAACATTACAATACATTGCCAATCAGAAAGAGCATCACACAAAGCATTCGTTTGCAGAGGAATATAGAGCGTTCTTGCAATTATATAATGTGGAATATGATGAGAATTTCGTATTCCGGGATTAG
- a CDS encoding outer membrane beta-barrel family protein encodes MKRKNIMKTSRLLLLALALGGANQQLAAAPIEHIGDRYMIHVPELELTGEESLLDVLMMCPEVMTLDGNNIIGGDPFANLYGKFVIRIDNQEYGLDYATLLHHFKAREIETIKVCQNAEVMKGCSSLKKVIDITLRKGENGVSGRVGFFGDTYGGGKGIVSVLSQQQKLRILSHVEGSMQRSSFHPQGAYAGDNGSTSINHYSHEGAKLNILWTPTEKDVLEVDAMQTYTRNHFSGDAADFVRAYHLQADYTRTLGENGSSILFTLGAENISDQGGGSASPYRNHSTYPFMVVEYATPVFSQNLWITAGFEGGLSIEKNCVKGYTNHSNYQDLYGQIDYHIGKWGFMVGDRYRTIHFHPKQLKTEEKWKNTTHNHSYTLSIYHQFTPGNTLQGTFCRRIFNPDFGDFITAGDMEGAWKPAYTADISERLAYVAELKYTYSKPNLVVSTSVKNIHQDLPGVDRDNTLGIGTTAFWHKGILRLTAGFNYFWEKAEVFETDIKPQGKTQEYSHFAVFKLAPQLSLPSGWRLASNMIWCTRRHTITPNYTPANLYAEMGVYKTINRHWTLEARYHDIAGQHFGNRAAMLGGTYYF; translated from the coding sequence ATGAAGAGAAAAAACATAATGAAAACCAGCCGCCTGTTACTACTAGCCTTGGCACTAGGAGGTGCCAACCAGCAACTGGCGGCAGCACCGATAGAACATATCGGCGACCGATATATGATTCATGTTCCGGAACTGGAACTCACGGGCGAGGAATCGCTGCTCGACGTGCTGATGATGTGTCCCGAGGTGATGACCCTGGATGGCAACAACATCATCGGCGGTGACCCCTTTGCCAATCTATATGGAAAATTCGTAATCCGTATCGACAACCAGGAATACGGACTGGATTACGCTACCCTGCTCCATCATTTCAAGGCGAGAGAAATAGAAACCATCAAGGTTTGCCAGAACGCTGAAGTGATGAAGGGCTGCAGCAGTCTGAAAAAGGTGATTGACATCACGCTGAGAAAAGGCGAGAATGGCGTGAGCGGAAGAGTGGGATTCTTCGGCGATACCTACGGCGGAGGCAAGGGCATCGTGAGCGTGCTGAGCCAGCAGCAGAAGCTGCGCATCCTGAGCCACGTGGAGGGCAGCATGCAGCGGTCTTCTTTTCATCCTCAGGGGGCTTATGCGGGCGATAACGGCAGCACTTCCATCAACCATTATTCGCACGAGGGTGCCAAGCTGAATATCCTCTGGACTCCTACAGAGAAGGATGTGCTGGAGGTGGATGCGATGCAGACCTATACCCGCAATCATTTCTCGGGCGATGCAGCCGATTTCGTGCGTGCCTACCATCTCCAGGCGGATTATACCCGAACCCTGGGCGAAAACGGGTCGAGCATCCTCTTTACTCTGGGTGCTGAGAATATCAGCGACCAAGGGGGAGGCAGTGCATCTCCCTACCGCAATCATTCCACCTATCCCTTCATGGTGGTGGAATATGCCACGCCTGTATTCTCGCAGAATCTCTGGATTACAGCCGGTTTCGAGGGCGGACTTTCCATAGAGAAGAATTGCGTGAAGGGTTATACCAACCATTCCAACTATCAGGATCTCTATGGTCAGATAGACTATCACATCGGTAAATGGGGATTCATGGTGGGCGACCGCTATCGCACCATCCACTTCCATCCTAAGCAGCTAAAGACGGAAGAGAAGTGGAAGAACACCACGCACAACCACAGCTACACGCTGAGCATCTACCACCAGTTTACCCCTGGCAACACGCTGCAGGGCACCTTCTGCCGCCGCATCTTCAACCCCGACTTCGGCGATTTCATTACGGCGGGCGACATGGAGGGGGCGTGGAAGCCTGCATATACGGCGGATATCAGCGAGCGCCTGGCTTATGTGGCGGAGCTGAAATATACCTACAGCAAGCCGAATCTGGTGGTGAGCACCTCGGTGAAGAACATCCATCAGGATTTGCCGGGCGTGGATAGAGACAACACGCTGGGCATAGGTACCACTGCCTTCTGGCACAAGGGTATTCTGCGACTGACGGCTGGCTTCAACTATTTCTGGGAAAAGGCTGAGGTGTTTGAAACGGATATCAAGCCGCAGGGAAAGACTCAGGAATACAGCCACTTTGCGGTTTTCAAGCTGGCTCCCCAGCTTTCGCTGCCTTCGGGCTGGCGCCTTGCATCGAACATGATATGGTGTACCCGCAGGCATACCATCACGCCAAACTATACTCCTGCCAACCTATATGCTGAGATGGGGGTATACAAGACGATTAACAGGCACTGGACGCTGGAGGCCAGATATCATGATATAGCAGGGCAGCATTTCGGCAACAGAGCTGCTATGCTTGGAGGCACTTATTATTTCTAA
- a CDS encoding ISL3 family transposase, producing the protein MVLVSTATHAFCDRCGQKTTHTRGWQKRTVTMCPLGCKRFVLTLYMRRFYCQSDKHIFVEQQTKWLNKYARFSVRCIELMNQLHIHMSSVSTSKVMRKMGITCCPNTCINHLKKIQRLPDRTARNIGIDDFAKRKGHTYGSVIVDHDTGEILELIDSRDSSIVANVLKQYKKVDTITRDRGRCFIKAIKQGAPSAHAITDKFHVIEDLTSAVFPKILQEFLHKRMELLTQGLVGPIKPQISRGWLYTSIYAVLESMCKDTRRIKKMAEWNTFMDLYARQGLTLSEIHDKTGFDGFKMGKLRNTKYEDLLNPTQLRAYKAIESITNRILCKKSLDYSVVTKGLHSTEKKEILKRLLFLLREKWKEDWKAYDDAYKAFLAKATIRSEEYDLWNSIVHFNWKTKTDTVRLFLQDLHITDLAYYITTFQGILSGEVKMNLYKWINMVIGCGNEKMEKFAKGLIKDYSAINNSIASKLNNGILEGSVNKIKTAKRIMGGRASISLLQIKVSSNLDT; encoded by the coding sequence ATGGTTCTCGTGAGTACGGCTACCCATGCCTTCTGCGACCGTTGTGGCCAGAAAACCACTCATACCCGTGGCTGGCAAAAGAGAACGGTCACGATGTGTCCTTTAGGGTGTAAACGGTTTGTTCTCACCCTTTACATGCGCCGTTTTTACTGCCAGTCTGATAAACATATATTTGTAGAGCAACAGACGAAGTGGCTAAACAAATATGCAAGATTCAGTGTAAGATGCATAGAGTTGATGAACCAGCTTCATATACATATGTCATCTGTGTCGACCTCCAAGGTCATGAGAAAGATGGGAATCACCTGCTGTCCAAATACTTGCATAAATCATTTGAAAAAGATCCAAAGACTTCCAGACAGGACTGCCAGGAATATAGGCATAGATGACTTTGCCAAGAGAAAGGGACATACCTATGGCAGTGTTATCGTAGACCATGACACAGGCGAGATTTTGGAACTGATAGACTCTAGAGATTCTTCGATTGTGGCAAATGTCTTGAAACAATACAAGAAAGTCGATACTATCACTCGTGATAGGGGACGATGCTTCATTAAGGCTATCAAGCAAGGAGCCCCATCAGCACATGCTATCACAGACAAATTCCATGTCATTGAAGACTTGACGAGCGCAGTCTTTCCAAAGATTCTGCAGGAGTTTTTGCATAAGAGAATGGAGTTGCTGACTCAAGGTCTAGTTGGTCCCATTAAGCCACAAATAAGTAGAGGTTGGCTTTATACCAGCATATATGCAGTCTTGGAATCGATGTGCAAGGATACAAGAAGAATCAAGAAAATGGCTGAATGGAACACTTTCATGGATCTTTATGCAAGGCAAGGACTGACTTTGAGTGAAATCCATGACAAAACAGGGTTTGATGGATTTAAGATGGGAAAGCTAAGGAACACCAAATATGAGGACTTGCTCAACCCAACGCAACTAAGGGCTTACAAAGCCATAGAATCTATTACAAACAGGATTCTCTGTAAAAAGTCATTGGATTACTCTGTGGTTACCAAGGGGTTACATTCTACAGAGAAGAAAGAAATACTGAAAAGACTTCTTTTTCTACTGAGAGAAAAATGGAAGGAAGACTGGAAGGCATACGATGATGCCTACAAGGCATTTCTTGCAAAGGCAACTATCAGGAGCGAAGAGTATGACCTTTGGAATTCAATAGTTCACTTCAACTGGAAAACCAAGACTGATACAGTCAGATTGTTTCTGCAGGACTTGCATATTACCGATTTAGCCTATTATATAACAACATTTCAAGGCATTTTGAGCGGAGAGGTCAAAATGAACTTGTACAAATGGATTAACATGGTCATAGGATGTGGTAATGAGAAAATGGAAAAGTTTGCCAAAGGACTGATTAAGGACTATTCCGCCATCAATAATTCTATTGCTAGCAAATTGAACAATGGAATCCTTGAAGGTTCGGTCAACAAGATAAAGACCGCAAAGCGAATTATGGGTGGAAGAGCATCGATTTCTCTTTTGCAGATAAAGGTCTCCTCAAACTTAGATACATAA
- a CDS encoding Rpn family recombination-promoting nuclease/putative transposase yields MKYLDPKADLTFKKIFGNHPKRLISLLNALLPLSEEEQIHEIEYLPTELVPELEGHKNTIVDVLCTDARERKFCVEMQMEWSNAFKQRVLFNASKLYVSQAKKGERYCALQPVYSLNLVNDIFERDTPEFIHNYRIVHDKDSNKVIEGLHFTFIELPKFTPHSISDKRMMVLWLRFLTEINANTQEVPSDLLRDPEIGKAVEELKTSGFTDAELRAYDKFWDAVSVERTLQYDSYQQGMEKGIKQGMEEGMAKGMEKGMAKGEEVGKSQRSIEIAKNMLAKGMDAATVMEITGLTESQMQQLM; encoded by the coding sequence ATGAAGTACTTAGACCCTAAGGCAGACCTTACGTTCAAGAAGATATTCGGCAATCATCCTAAAAGACTGATCAGCCTCCTGAACGCCCTTCTGCCACTCAGCGAAGAAGAGCAGATACACGAGATAGAGTATCTGCCAACGGAACTTGTGCCCGAACTGGAAGGCCACAAGAATACGATAGTAGATGTGCTCTGCACTGATGCCAGAGAAAGGAAATTTTGCGTAGAGATGCAGATGGAATGGTCTAACGCTTTCAAGCAGCGAGTACTGTTCAATGCCTCCAAGCTCTACGTGAGTCAGGCTAAAAAGGGAGAAAGATACTGTGCTCTACAGCCTGTTTATTCTCTGAATCTTGTGAATGACATCTTCGAGCGTGATACTCCTGAATTCATCCACAACTATCGCATCGTGCACGACAAGGATAGCAACAAGGTAATCGAAGGCTTGCATTTCACCTTCATAGAGCTTCCTAAGTTCACTCCTCATTCCATCTCCGACAAGCGCATGATGGTATTGTGGCTCCGTTTCCTGACGGAAATCAATGCCAATACGCAGGAGGTTCCTTCCGATCTGCTTCGTGACCCGGAGATAGGAAAAGCCGTAGAGGAGTTGAAAACTTCCGGCTTTACAGATGCCGAACTCAGAGCCTATGATAAGTTTTGGGATGCGGTAAGTGTGGAGAGAACCCTTCAGTACGACAGCTATCAGCAAGGCATGGAAAAAGGCATAAAGCAAGGCATGGAAGAAGGCATGGCAAAAGGCATGGAAAAGGGCATGGCAAAAGGCGAAGAAGTAGGCAAAAGCCAAAGAAGTATTGAGATTGCTAAGAATATGCTGGCAAAAGGCATGGATGCAGCAACGGTCATGGAGATAACGGGGTTGACGGAGAGCCAGATGCAGCAGTTGATGTAA
- a CDS encoding zinc ribbon domain-containing protein has protein sequence MAKKDPTDLTVEEKLKTLYQLQVTLSGIDENRELRGELPLEVQDLEDDIAGLTTRIENIQREIEQFDHAVAQKQAEIADAQASLERYHSQLETVSNNREYDTLSKEIEFQELEIELCNKKIREGLAKMREREYDLHKAEEQKADREHGLVEKRSELEDIMAETREEEERLTEKALELEKKIEPRLLASFKRIRKGARNGLGIVYVQRDACGGCFNKIPPQRQLDIKMHKKIIPCEYCGRILIDPELAGVKIETPAAEEKPKRKRISRRKKAEDGE, from the coding sequence ATGGCAAAGAAAGATCCTACAGATTTGACGGTAGAAGAGAAGTTGAAGACTCTCTACCAGCTTCAGGTAACCTTGTCAGGCATTGACGAGAATCGTGAGTTGAGAGGTGAGCTTCCTCTCGAGGTTCAGGACTTGGAAGACGACATCGCAGGTCTCACCACCCGCATCGAGAACATCCAGCGTGAGATTGAGCAGTTCGACCACGCAGTGGCTCAGAAGCAGGCAGAGATTGCTGACGCCCAGGCTAGCCTGGAGCGCTATCACAGCCAGCTGGAGACCGTGAGCAACAACCGTGAGTACGACACTCTGAGCAAGGAGATCGAGTTCCAGGAGCTGGAAATCGAGCTTTGCAACAAGAAGATTCGCGAGGGCTTGGCAAAGATGCGTGAGCGTGAGTACGACCTTCACAAGGCTGAGGAGCAGAAGGCCGACCGTGAGCACGGATTGGTTGAGAAGCGTTCTGAGCTTGAGGACATCATGGCAGAGACCCGTGAGGAGGAGGAGCGCCTTACAGAGAAGGCTCTTGAGCTTGAGAAGAAGATTGAGCCACGTCTGCTCGCCAGCTTCAAGCGCATCCGCAAGGGTGCCCGCAACGGACTGGGCATCGTATACGTGCAGCGTGATGCCTGTGGTGGTTGCTTCAACAAGATTCCACCTCAGCGCCAGTTGGATATCAAGATGCACAAGAAGATTATCCCTTGTGAGTATTGCGGCCGTATCCTCATCGACCCAGAGTTGGCAGGTGTAAAGATTGAGACTCCAGCCGCAGAGGAGAAGCCAAAGCGCAAGCGCATCTCTCGCCGCAAGAAGGCTGAGGATGGAGAATAA
- a CDS encoding PD-(D/E)XK nuclease family transposase has product MLSLPFFDKSEEECETGFEKWIYVLKYMEVLERLPFTAQKKIFDHLAKLADVRCLSSEEQEKYDESIKAADDYYSGLYGSYVEGEENGIAKEKIDTAYRLLSMGLSEAQVSTATELPLEEIQKMRK; this is encoded by the coding sequence ATTCTTTCTCTTCCCTTCTTTGATAAGAGTGAGGAAGAATGCGAGACTGGTTTTGAAAAATGGATTTATGTATTGAAATATATGGAAGTATTGGAAAGATTGCCGTTTACGGCGCAGAAGAAGATATTCGATCATCTTGCAAAATTGGCAGATGTTCGTTGCTTGAGTAGTGAGGAGCAGGAAAAATACGATGAGAGTATTAAGGCTGCCGATGATTACTACTCTGGCCTTTATGGCTCTTATGTTGAAGGCGAGGAAAATGGTATTGCTAAAGAAAAGATAGACACAGCTTACCGCCTTTTGTCAATGGGTCTTTCTGAAGCGCAAGTATCAACGGCCACCGAGCTTCCTCTGGAGGAAATTCAGAAAATGAGGAAATAA
- a CDS encoding AEC family transporter, whose protein sequence is MENLEVMVVLFIIVILGYVACKLGYMGDKFDKKLSSIVVDITCPLLVLSSVMGEELPDRTLILPLLGIGFLTYILLLVFGFGVPRLISKNHDDQGMIGFALMFANVGFIGYPIVSSIFGPKAIFYAALLNMPNTFFIFTAGVMLIKGEYSVKQFNPKVLLSPALIAAAVAALLVALGVHTPDVIARPITMVGNVTVPAALMIIGSSMAKLPVREIIGSPKVYVASVLRLVVVPLSLYFFFKVCGVSDVVNNINTVVIAMPVASFGTMFCLKYGRNPSLITEMTFITTLGSIITIPLITQLFS, encoded by the coding sequence ATGGAAAATTTAGAGGTGATGGTGGTGTTATTCATCATCGTGATTTTGGGTTACGTCGCCTGCAAGCTGGGCTATATGGGCGACAAGTTTGACAAGAAGCTTTCCAGCATCGTGGTAGATATCACCTGCCCCCTGCTGGTGCTCTCGTCGGTGATGGGAGAAGAACTGCCCGACCGCACGCTCATCCTCCCGCTTCTGGGCATAGGTTTTCTAACCTATATCCTGCTGCTGGTGTTCGGTTTCGGGGTGCCCCGCCTCATCAGCAAGAACCATGATGACCAGGGAATGATAGGTTTCGCCCTGATGTTTGCCAACGTGGGCTTCATCGGATACCCGATAGTTTCGAGCATCTTCGGTCCGAAGGCGATATTCTATGCTGCCCTGCTCAACATGCCTAACACGTTTTTCATCTTCACGGCTGGCGTGATGCTCATCAAGGGCGAATACAGTGTGAAGCAGTTTAACCCCAAGGTGTTGCTGAGTCCGGCGCTGATAGCGGCAGCCGTGGCGGCTCTGCTGGTGGCTCTGGGGGTTCATACGCCCGATGTCATCGCCCGTCCTATTACGATGGTGGGCAACGTGACGGTGCCTGCTGCGCTGATGATTATAGGAAGCAGTATGGCGAAGCTGCCCGTGAGGGAGATTATCGGAAGTCCGAAGGTTTACGTGGCTTCTGTGCTCCGCCTCGTGGTGGTTCCGCTTAGCCTTTACTTCTTCTTCAAGGTGTGCGGCGTGAGCGACGTGGTGAATAATATCAACACGGTGGTGATAGCGATGCCTGTGGCAAGCTTCGGCACGATGTTCTGCCTGAAATACGGCAGGAACCCGTCGCTGATTACGGAAATGACTTTCATCACTACCCTGGGAAGCATCATCACCATCCCCCTGATAACGCAGCTTTTCAGCTAG